One genomic window of Arvicola amphibius chromosome 4, mArvAmp1.2, whole genome shotgun sequence includes the following:
- the Sugp2 gene encoding SURP and G-patch domain-containing protein 2 isoform X1 — MAARRMAQESLDTVLQEKSKRYGNSEAVGEALQVKAQDLIRTGSRARADVYEDLHSDSRFSASGSGVYSLDLGREGMRGDMFAGPSFRSSNQSVGEDSYLRKECGRDLEVAHTDSRDQSFSHRKLGHFPSQDWKLALRGSWEQDLGHPVSQESSWSQEYGFGSSVLGDLASSRRLEKESRDYDLDHRGEVDSVSRGSGQVLARGRSLNMADQEVTLLGKGDTQGLLAAKGVEKLITLKSMTTKKMPVVSRLTSKLQGTNQIQKATSSPDVTLGTNPGLDEIQFAALKIPLGLDLRTLSFPRRKLGFDAVDKTDVFSRFGIEIIKWAGFHTIKDDLKFSQLFQTLFELETETCAKMLASFKCSLKPEHRDFCFFTIKFLKHSALKTPRVDNEFLNMLLDKGAVKTKNCFFEIIKPFDKYIMRLQDRLLKGVTPLLMACNAYELNIKMKTLTSPLDLAVALETTNSLCRKSLALLGQTFSLASSFRQEKILEAVGLQDIAPSPASFPNFEDSTLFGREYIDHLKAWLMASGYPLQVKKAVPVEPREQKTTSQPWAASTLSQAVPQRADHRVVDTIDQLVMRVIQGRLSPRERTLLLQDPAYWFLSDENSLEYKYYKLKLAESQRLNHSWPIMERRPTPAQCAVRAMLYAQAVRSLKRRLLPWQRRRLLRSQGPRGLKAKKATTAQHTSLSSGTQQRHRGRQTAAGSLQVKPPPRDSSDAAQDCLPEPAKPHPQPSCPGALGPSPRPTAGDDSGALPSSSPCPSADVDPKTMETAEKLARFVAQVGPEIEQFSIENSTDNPDLWFLHDQSSSAFKFYREKVLELCPSISFQSTGEAGNSVQSPTTRKEGEGEPEEGRSQQEATLEGPEVLPEEEEEDEEDEGGEEACTLRPQARTAKCPGSEGSSPTDSIPGEGSREDQASTPGLSQASSGSCFPRKRISSKSLKVGMIPAPKRVCLIQESKVHEPVRIAYDRPRGRPIAKKKKPKDLEFAQQKLTDKNLGFQMLQKMGWKEGHGLGSLGKGIREPVSMGTLSEGEGLGADGPKQKEDTFDVFRQRMMQMYRHKRASK, encoded by the exons ATCTCATAAGGACAGGCTCAAGAGCCAGAGCAGATGTCTATGAGGACCTTCACAGTGACAGTAGGTTCTCTGCCAGTGGATCTGGAGTGTACTCATTAGACTTGGGGAGAGAGGGCATGAGAGGTGACATGTTTGCGGGACCCTCCTTCAGATCCAGCAACCAGTCCGTCGGCGAGGACAGCTATCTTCGCAAAGAATGTGGTCGGGATCTGGAAGTGGCCCACACTGACTCCCGAGACCAAAGTTTTAGCCACCGGAAACTGGGACATTTTCCTTCTCAGGACTGGAAGCTTGCACTCCGTGGCTCTTGGGAGCAAGACTTGGGCCACCCAGTTTCCCAAGAATCCTCCTGGTCACAGGAGTATGGTTTTGGGTCTTCAGTGTTGGGGGACTTAGCCTCCTCCAGGCGGTTGGAGAAGGAGAGTCGGGATTATGACCTGGACCATCGTGGGGAGGTGGACTCTGTGTCTAGAGGCAGTGGGCAAGTCCTGGCCAGAGGCCGGTCTCTAAACATGGCTGACCAGGAAGTCACTCTTCTAGGAAAGGGGGACACTCAAGGCCTGCTTGCAGCAAAGGGTGTTGAAAAGCTTATTACGCTGAAAAGCATGACCACGAAGAAAATGCCTGTTGTCAGTCGTCTTACTTCCAAACTTCAGGGCACTAACCAAATCCAGAAAGCCACCTCAAGTCCTGATGTGACCCTTGGAACAAATCCAGGGCTGGATGAAATCCAGTTCGCTGCTCTGAAGATCCCCTTGGGCCTGGACCTGAGGACCCTCAGCTTCCCCAGAAGGAAGCTGGGCTTTGATGCTGTGGACAAGACAGATGTGTTCTCAAGGTTTGGCATAGAGATCATCAAGTGGGCGGGGTTCCACACCATCAAGGATGACCTCAAGTTCTCCCAGCTCTTCCAGACTCTCTTTGAATTGGAAACTGAGACCTGTGCCAAGATGCTGGCCTCCTTCAAATGCTCCTTGAAACCAGAACACAGAGATTTCTGCTTTTTTACTATCAAGTTTTTAAAGCACTCTGCTCTGAAGACACCCCGAGTTGATAATGAGTTTTTAAACATGCTTTTAGACAAAGGTGCTGTGAAGACCAAAAACTGCTTCTTCGAGATCATCAAGCCCTTCGACAAGTACATCATGcggctccaggacaggctgctgAAGGGCGTCACACCCTTGCTCATGGCCTGTAATGCCTACGAGCTCAACATCAAGATGAAGACCCTCACGAGCCCACTGGACCTGGCTGTGGCCCTGGAGACCACCAACTCTCTGTGTAGGAAGTCCCTGGCACTCTTAGGCCAGACCTTCTCCTTGGCCTCCTCCTTCAGGCAGGAGAAGATCTTAGAAGCTGTGGGCCTCCAGGACATTGCTccatctcctgcttccttcccaaACTTTGAGGACTCCACTTTGTTTGGAAGGGAGTACATAGACCATCTGAAGGCCTGGCTCATGGCCAGTGGATATCCTCTCCAGGTTAAGAAGGCTGTACCCGTAGAGCCCCGAGAACAGAAAACCACATCTCAGCCCTGGGCTGCAAGCACTCTGAGCCAag CAGTCCCCCAGCGGGCGGATCACAGGGTGGTGGACACCATTGACCAGCTTGTCATGCGTGTTATCCAAGGCAGGCTGTCACCCAGGGAGAGAACACTACTTCTGCAGGACCCTGCTTACTG GTTTCTGTCTGATGAGAACAGCCTGGAATATAAGTACTACAAATTGAAGTTGGCAGAGTCACAGCGACTGAACCACAGCTGGCCCATCATGGAACGGAGGCCAACACCAGCACAGTGCGCAGTGCGTGCTATGCTGTATGCACAAGCTGTGCGAAGTCTCAAGCGTAGACTCCTCCCGTGGCAGCGCAGGCGGCTGCTTCGCTCTCAGGGTCCTCGAGGCCTGAAGGCCAAGAaagctaccactgcccagcacacatCCCTGTCCTCAGGCACTCAGCAGAGGCACCGTGGCCGCCAGACTGCAGCAGGCTCCTTACAGGTAAAGCCACCACCACGGGACTCAAGTGATGCTGCCCAGGACTGCCTACCAGAACCTGCCAAACCCCATCCTCAGCCCTCCTGCCCTGGAGCCTTGGGCCCATCTCCTCGGCCAACAGCAGGGGATGACTCGGGAGCCCTGCCGtcctcttctccctgcccctctGCTGATG TGGATCCAAAGACCATGGAGACTGCTGAGAAGTTGGCCAGATTTGTGGCTCAGGTGGGCCCTGAGATTGAGCAGTTCAGCATAGAGAACAGCACCGACAACCCTGACCTGTG GTTCCTGCACGACCAGAGCAGCTCAGCCTTCAAGTTCTACCGGGAGAAGGTGCTGGAACTGTGCCCATCCATTTCCTTCCAGTCTACTGGTGAGGCGGGGAACTCAGTGCAGAGCCCCACAACTCGAAAGGAGGGTGAGGGTGAACCGGAAGAGGGGCGTTCCCAGCAGGAGGCTACACTGGAGGGCCCTGAGGTGCtgcctgaggaggaggaagaggacgagGAGGATGAGGGCGGAGAGGAGGCCTGTACCCTCAGACCACAGGCAAGAACTGCCAAGTGTCCAGGCTCCGAGGGCAGCTCCCCCACTGACAGCATTCCTGGAGAGGGGTCTAGGGAAGACCAGGCCAGCACCCCTGGCCTGTCACAGGCCTCCTCCGGCAGCTGCTTCCCCAGGAAGAGAATCAGCAGCAAGTCACTGAAAGTCGGCATGATTCCTGCCCCCAAGAGGGTGTGTCTCATCCAGGAGTCAAAGG TCCATGAACCAGTTCGAATCGCCTACGACAGGCCTCGGGGTCGTCCCATAGCCAAAAAGAAG aaaccCAAGGACCTGGAGTTTGCCCAGCAGAAGCTGACAGACAAGAACCTGGGCTTCCAGATGCTGCAGAAGATGGGCTGGAAGGAAGGCCATGGCCTGGGCTCCCTTGGGAAGGGCATCCGTGAGCCCGTCAGCAT GGGTACTCTCTCAGAAGGAGAGGGCCTGGGGGCTGACGGGCCGAAGCAGAAAGAAGACACGTTTGACGTCTTCCGCCAACGCATGATGCAGATGTACAGACACAAGCGAGCCAGCAAATAG
- the Sugp2 gene encoding SURP and G-patch domain-containing protein 2 isoform X2, whose translation MAARRMAQESLDTVLQEKSKRYGNSEAVGEALQVKAQDLIRTGSRARADVYEDLHSDSRFSASGSGVYSLDLGREGMRGDMFAGPSFRSSNQSVGEDSYLRKECGRDLEVAHTDSRDQSFSHRKLGHFPSQDWKLALRGSWEQDLGHPVSQESSWSQEYGFGSSVLGDLASSRRLEKESRDYDLDHRGEVDSVSRGSGQVLARGRSLNMADQEVTLLGKGDTQGLLAAKGVEKLITLKSMTTKKMPVVSRLTSKLQGTNQIQKATSSPDVTLGTNPGLDEIQFAALKIPLGLDLRTLSFPRRKLGFDAVDKTDVFSRFGIEIIKWAGFHTIKDDLKFSQLFQTLFELETETCAKMLASFKCSLKPEHRDFCFFTIKFLKHSALKTPRVDNEFLNMLLDKGAVKTKNCFFEIIKPFDKYIMRLQDRLLKGVTPLLMACNAYELNIKMKTLTSPLDLAVALETTNSLCRKSLALLGQTFSLASSFRQEKILEAVGLQDIAPSPASFPNFEDSTLFGREYIDHLKAWLMASGYPLQVKKAVPVEPREQKTTSQPWAASTLSQAVPQRADHRVVDTIDQLVMRVIQGRLSPRERTLLLQDPAYWFLSDENSLEYKYYKLKLAESQRLNHSWPIMERRPTPAQCAVRAMLYAQAVRSLKRRLLPWQRRRLLRSQGPRGLKAKKATTAQHTSLSSGTQQRHRGRQTAAGSLQVKPPPRDSSDAAQDCLPEPAKPHPQPSCPGALGPSPRPTAGDDSGALPSSSPCPSADVDPKTMETAEKLARFVAQVGPEIEQFSIENSTDNPDLWFLHDQSSSAFKFYREKVLELCPSISFQSTGEAGNSVQSPTTRKEGEGEPEEGRSQQEATLEGPEVLPEEEEEDEEDEGGEEACTLRPQARTAKCPGSEGSSPTDSIPGEGSREDQASTPGLSQASSGSCFPRKRISSKSLKVGMIPAPKRVCLIQESKVHEPVRIAYDRPRGRPIAKKKAQHRAAACRTTARCQF comes from the exons ATCTCATAAGGACAGGCTCAAGAGCCAGAGCAGATGTCTATGAGGACCTTCACAGTGACAGTAGGTTCTCTGCCAGTGGATCTGGAGTGTACTCATTAGACTTGGGGAGAGAGGGCATGAGAGGTGACATGTTTGCGGGACCCTCCTTCAGATCCAGCAACCAGTCCGTCGGCGAGGACAGCTATCTTCGCAAAGAATGTGGTCGGGATCTGGAAGTGGCCCACACTGACTCCCGAGACCAAAGTTTTAGCCACCGGAAACTGGGACATTTTCCTTCTCAGGACTGGAAGCTTGCACTCCGTGGCTCTTGGGAGCAAGACTTGGGCCACCCAGTTTCCCAAGAATCCTCCTGGTCACAGGAGTATGGTTTTGGGTCTTCAGTGTTGGGGGACTTAGCCTCCTCCAGGCGGTTGGAGAAGGAGAGTCGGGATTATGACCTGGACCATCGTGGGGAGGTGGACTCTGTGTCTAGAGGCAGTGGGCAAGTCCTGGCCAGAGGCCGGTCTCTAAACATGGCTGACCAGGAAGTCACTCTTCTAGGAAAGGGGGACACTCAAGGCCTGCTTGCAGCAAAGGGTGTTGAAAAGCTTATTACGCTGAAAAGCATGACCACGAAGAAAATGCCTGTTGTCAGTCGTCTTACTTCCAAACTTCAGGGCACTAACCAAATCCAGAAAGCCACCTCAAGTCCTGATGTGACCCTTGGAACAAATCCAGGGCTGGATGAAATCCAGTTCGCTGCTCTGAAGATCCCCTTGGGCCTGGACCTGAGGACCCTCAGCTTCCCCAGAAGGAAGCTGGGCTTTGATGCTGTGGACAAGACAGATGTGTTCTCAAGGTTTGGCATAGAGATCATCAAGTGGGCGGGGTTCCACACCATCAAGGATGACCTCAAGTTCTCCCAGCTCTTCCAGACTCTCTTTGAATTGGAAACTGAGACCTGTGCCAAGATGCTGGCCTCCTTCAAATGCTCCTTGAAACCAGAACACAGAGATTTCTGCTTTTTTACTATCAAGTTTTTAAAGCACTCTGCTCTGAAGACACCCCGAGTTGATAATGAGTTTTTAAACATGCTTTTAGACAAAGGTGCTGTGAAGACCAAAAACTGCTTCTTCGAGATCATCAAGCCCTTCGACAAGTACATCATGcggctccaggacaggctgctgAAGGGCGTCACACCCTTGCTCATGGCCTGTAATGCCTACGAGCTCAACATCAAGATGAAGACCCTCACGAGCCCACTGGACCTGGCTGTGGCCCTGGAGACCACCAACTCTCTGTGTAGGAAGTCCCTGGCACTCTTAGGCCAGACCTTCTCCTTGGCCTCCTCCTTCAGGCAGGAGAAGATCTTAGAAGCTGTGGGCCTCCAGGACATTGCTccatctcctgcttccttcccaaACTTTGAGGACTCCACTTTGTTTGGAAGGGAGTACATAGACCATCTGAAGGCCTGGCTCATGGCCAGTGGATATCCTCTCCAGGTTAAGAAGGCTGTACCCGTAGAGCCCCGAGAACAGAAAACCACATCTCAGCCCTGGGCTGCAAGCACTCTGAGCCAag CAGTCCCCCAGCGGGCGGATCACAGGGTGGTGGACACCATTGACCAGCTTGTCATGCGTGTTATCCAAGGCAGGCTGTCACCCAGGGAGAGAACACTACTTCTGCAGGACCCTGCTTACTG GTTTCTGTCTGATGAGAACAGCCTGGAATATAAGTACTACAAATTGAAGTTGGCAGAGTCACAGCGACTGAACCACAGCTGGCCCATCATGGAACGGAGGCCAACACCAGCACAGTGCGCAGTGCGTGCTATGCTGTATGCACAAGCTGTGCGAAGTCTCAAGCGTAGACTCCTCCCGTGGCAGCGCAGGCGGCTGCTTCGCTCTCAGGGTCCTCGAGGCCTGAAGGCCAAGAaagctaccactgcccagcacacatCCCTGTCCTCAGGCACTCAGCAGAGGCACCGTGGCCGCCAGACTGCAGCAGGCTCCTTACAGGTAAAGCCACCACCACGGGACTCAAGTGATGCTGCCCAGGACTGCCTACCAGAACCTGCCAAACCCCATCCTCAGCCCTCCTGCCCTGGAGCCTTGGGCCCATCTCCTCGGCCAACAGCAGGGGATGACTCGGGAGCCCTGCCGtcctcttctccctgcccctctGCTGATG TGGATCCAAAGACCATGGAGACTGCTGAGAAGTTGGCCAGATTTGTGGCTCAGGTGGGCCCTGAGATTGAGCAGTTCAGCATAGAGAACAGCACCGACAACCCTGACCTGTG GTTCCTGCACGACCAGAGCAGCTCAGCCTTCAAGTTCTACCGGGAGAAGGTGCTGGAACTGTGCCCATCCATTTCCTTCCAGTCTACTGGTGAGGCGGGGAACTCAGTGCAGAGCCCCACAACTCGAAAGGAGGGTGAGGGTGAACCGGAAGAGGGGCGTTCCCAGCAGGAGGCTACACTGGAGGGCCCTGAGGTGCtgcctgaggaggaggaagaggacgagGAGGATGAGGGCGGAGAGGAGGCCTGTACCCTCAGACCACAGGCAAGAACTGCCAAGTGTCCAGGCTCCGAGGGCAGCTCCCCCACTGACAGCATTCCTGGAGAGGGGTCTAGGGAAGACCAGGCCAGCACCCCTGGCCTGTCACAGGCCTCCTCCGGCAGCTGCTTCCCCAGGAAGAGAATCAGCAGCAAGTCACTGAAAGTCGGCATGATTCCTGCCCCCAAGAGGGTGTGTCTCATCCAGGAGTCAAAGG TCCATGAACCAGTTCGAATCGCCTACGACAGGCCTCGGGGTCGTCCCATAGCCAAAAAGAAG GCTCAGCACAGGGCAGCAGCATGCCGCACCACTGCCAGGTGCCAGTTCTGA